A genomic stretch from Ovis canadensis isolate MfBH-ARS-UI-01 breed Bighorn chromosome 5, ARS-UI_OviCan_v2, whole genome shotgun sequence includes:
- the LOC138441134 gene encoding large ribosomal subunit protein uL16-like, producing the protein MGRRPARCYRYCKTKPYPKSRFCRGVPDANIRIFDLGRKKAKVDEFPLCGHMVSDEYEQLSSEALEAARICANKYMVKSCGKDGFHIRVRLHPFHVIRINKMLSCAGADRLQTGMRGAFGKPQGTVARVPIGQVIMSIRTKLQNKEHVIEALRRAKFKFPGRQKIHISKKWGFTKFNADEFENMVAEKRLIPDGCGVKYIPNRGPLDKWRALHS; encoded by the coding sequence ATGGGCCGCCGCCCCGCCCGGTGTTACCGGTATTGTAAGACCAAGCCGTACCCAAAGTCCCGCTTCTGCCGAGGTGTCCCTGATGCTAACATTCGCATCTTCGACTTGGGGCGTAAGAAGGCCAAAGTGGATGAGTTCCCACTCTGTGGCCACATGGTGTCAGATGAGTATGAGCAGCTTTCCTCTGAAGCCCTGGAGGCTGCCCGTATTTGTGCCAACAAGTACATGGTGAAAAGCTGTGGCAAAGATGGTTTTCACATCCGAGTGCGGCTCCACCCCTTCCATGTCATCCGCATCAACAAGATGTTGTCTTGCGCTGGAGCTGATAGACTCCAGACAGGTATGCGCGGTGCCTTTGGAAAGCCTCAGGGCACAGTGGCCAGGGTCCCCATTGGCCAGGTCATAATGTCCATCCGCACCAAGCTGCAGAACAAGGAACATGTGATTGAAGCCCTCCGCCGGGCCAAGTTCAAGTTCCCTGGCCGCCAGAAGATCCACATCTCTAAGAAGTGGGGATTTACCAAATTCAACGCGGATGAATTTGAGAACATGGTGGCAGAAAAGCGACTCATCCCAGATGGCTGTGGGGTCAAATACATCCCTAATCGTGGTCCCCTGGACAAATGGCGGGCCCTGCACTCATGA